The Chitinophaga sp. H8 genome contains a region encoding:
- a CDS encoding SusC/RagA family TonB-linked outer membrane protein yields MYQPRSSFLALFCMMMLGGKLSASPTSRGVTEFSSLQQHKLSGTVVSADNMPLPGVSVSVKGTSNGVTTDNNGRYNIIAKQGDVLQFRYVGYITREVTAGTSATLNVVLQPDVKTLNSLVVVGYGKQSREMLTTSISKLDTKVFDNVPYANAANALQGSIAGVRVQTTSGQPGAAPRIILRGGTSINNPNGAAPLYIIDGVIRTDMNDINGDDIESLQVLKDAAATSIYGARGANGVIIITTKTGKAGKIQISYKYDVTVSQLAKKYDLVSARDYVYYGRMGILARAEKDPTKLNSLGLATGYGTGNNLTKNTYATTQYLTAENEHKLNEGWESIPDPADPTKTLIFKGTDWQDMLFRTSVSHNHYINASGGTEKANFNLGVGYLTTDGIAINSGFKRFAANLNGGLKLKENLRVKAMANFTNSKDNQVFNVNQIFERALALPPTVKYTFEDGTLAPGQNRSIGNPVYQLSRSDSYNNLNRITLGGGLDWDILPGLKFEPSASLYVVQTANNAFQKSYYDGVASFIDSRVASTSSSTYWQKQADAVFTYNKQLSKHSLEANLGGSYYDRKDLSQSASGRGATTDLVPTLNASAEPVSVSSSSSSQRLIGFFGRINYNYDQKYLLSINSRYDGASNLGKNNRWGIFPGISAGWNMHNESFWQGSITNWVNKLKLRASYGVNGNLGGLGDFQAQGVYAVGGRYNSQGVILNNTMPNPDLQWEQTETFDMGFDLGLLNDRISILFDYYNKRTDHLLTNLSLPKETGFESILTNYGSLQNRGIEVELSAVIIQSKSGFNWNMGFNIATNVQKILSLPDNINERNRVGGVYVYDPAAGKYDWKGGLQEGGRIGDLYAYKQSGIYATDKEAADGPYDVLVQGLDKRKFGGDVNWLDTDRNDTIDTRDQVYMGNIYPRVTGGLSSYFSYKNISLTVRMDYTLGHTIYNYSRAGFDGQFQGDIGITSDIYRSWKKQGDQTDIPRYYWADQQAQNNIFRGNSIFYEKGDFLALREVSIAYSLPTSLLSVLRISNLRLNFTANNLKYFTKYKGLNPEDGGTDNGRYPIPRSYILGANVTF; encoded by the coding sequence ATGTATCAACCAAGGTCATCTTTTTTGGCCCTCTTCTGCATGATGATGCTCGGGGGCAAGCTGTCTGCGTCTCCTACCTCTCGCGGAGTAACCGAATTTTCATCCCTACAACAGCATAAGTTATCCGGTACTGTCGTTTCCGCAGACAATATGCCACTTCCAGGCGTGAGTGTTTCAGTAAAAGGTACTTCCAATGGAGTAACCACTGATAATAATGGCAGGTACAATATTATTGCCAAACAGGGGGATGTGCTGCAGTTCAGGTATGTGGGATATATTACCCGGGAAGTAACGGCAGGTACTTCCGCAACACTGAATGTTGTATTACAGCCAGATGTTAAGACATTAAACAGTCTGGTAGTAGTGGGGTATGGCAAACAATCCCGGGAAATGCTTACCACTTCCATTTCCAAGCTCGATACCAAGGTGTTTGACAATGTACCTTATGCTAATGCGGCGAATGCTTTACAGGGAAGTATAGCAGGGGTGCGGGTACAAACCACTTCCGGCCAGCCAGGGGCTGCTCCAAGAATTATATTAAGAGGAGGGACCTCTATTAATAACCCTAACGGAGCTGCACCATTGTATATTATTGATGGCGTAATCCGCACAGATATGAATGACATCAACGGTGATGATATTGAATCATTGCAGGTACTGAAGGATGCGGCTGCTACTTCTATCTACGGCGCCAGAGGGGCAAATGGTGTAATTATTATTACTACCAAAACCGGAAAAGCAGGTAAAATACAGATCAGTTACAAGTATGATGTAACCGTTTCCCAGTTGGCTAAAAAATATGACCTGGTCTCTGCCAGAGACTATGTATACTATGGCCGTATGGGAATCCTGGCAAGGGCAGAAAAAGATCCTACCAAGCTAAACTCCCTGGGATTAGCCACAGGCTATGGTACAGGTAATAATCTGACAAAGAATACCTATGCTACCACACAATATTTAACGGCAGAAAATGAGCATAAGCTAAATGAAGGATGGGAGAGTATACCTGATCCGGCAGATCCTACAAAAACACTCATATTTAAAGGAACCGATTGGCAGGACATGCTATTTAGAACGAGTGTGTCGCACAATCATTACATAAATGCAAGCGGAGGGACGGAGAAAGCGAATTTTAATTTAGGAGTCGGCTATTTAACCACCGATGGGATAGCTATTAATAGCGGATTTAAACGATTTGCAGCCAATTTGAATGGGGGACTAAAACTAAAAGAAAATCTCCGGGTAAAAGCAATGGCCAATTTTACCAATTCAAAAGATAACCAGGTATTCAATGTAAACCAGATTTTTGAAAGGGCGCTGGCACTACCGCCTACTGTAAAATATACATTTGAAGATGGAACATTGGCGCCAGGTCAGAACAGGAGCATTGGTAATCCTGTATACCAGCTGAGCAGATCAGATTCTTATAATAACCTGAACAGGATTACGCTGGGAGGGGGATTGGACTGGGATATTCTTCCGGGGTTGAAATTTGAGCCCTCTGCCTCTTTATACGTTGTACAGACAGCGAATAATGCTTTTCAGAAATCATACTATGACGGTGTAGCGTCCTTTATTGACTCAAGAGTAGCGAGTACTTCCAGCTCTACTTATTGGCAAAAGCAAGCAGATGCAGTCTTTACTTACAATAAACAATTGAGTAAGCATAGCCTGGAAGCTAATCTGGGTGGTTCGTATTATGACCGCAAGGACCTGAGCCAGTCGGCCTCCGGAAGGGGGGCTACAACCGATCTGGTACCTACATTAAATGCGTCTGCGGAACCTGTGAGTGTAAGTAGTTCTTCCAGTAGTCAACGACTGATCGGTTTTTTTGGGAGGATCAATTATAATTACGATCAAAAATATTTGTTAAGCATTAATTCCCGCTATGATGGTGCTTCAAATCTGGGAAAAAATAACAGATGGGGTATTTTTCCTGGCATCTCAGCCGGATGGAATATGCATAATGAATCTTTCTGGCAAGGGAGTATAACAAACTGGGTGAATAAATTGAAACTGCGCGCCAGCTATGGTGTGAATGGGAACCTGGGGGGATTGGGAGATTTTCAGGCGCAGGGAGTGTATGCTGTTGGTGGTCGTTACAACAGCCAGGGCGTGATCCTGAATAATACCATGCCTAACCCTGATCTGCAATGGGAACAAACAGAAACATTTGATATGGGGTTTGATCTGGGATTATTGAATGATCGCATCAGTATATTATTTGATTATTACAATAAAAGGACAGACCACCTGCTTACCAACCTCAGTCTTCCCAAAGAAACAGGCTTCGAAAGTATTTTAACAAACTACGGAAGTCTGCAGAACCGGGGCATTGAAGTGGAACTGTCTGCTGTCATTATTCAATCTAAATCAGGGTTTAACTGGAATATGGGATTTAATATCGCTACTAACGTACAGAAAATATTAAGCCTGCCTGATAATATTAATGAGCGTAACCGTGTAGGAGGTGTGTATGTATATGATCCTGCGGCAGGTAAATATGATTGGAAAGGAGGACTGCAGGAGGGAGGAAGGATAGGTGATCTTTATGCTTACAAACAGTCAGGGATATATGCTACTGATAAAGAGGCGGCTGACGGGCCATATGATGTATTGGTGCAAGGGCTTGATAAAAGAAAGTTTGGAGGAGATGTAAACTGGCTGGATACTGACAGAAATGATACCATTGACACCCGTGATCAGGTGTATATGGGAAATATCTATCCCCGGGTTACGGGCGGGTTATCCTCCTATTTCTCTTACAAAAATATCTCATTGACTGTCCGGATGGATTATACACTCGGCCACACGATCTACAACTATTCCAGAGCAGGTTTTGACGGACAGTTTCAGGGAGATATCGGGATCACTTCAGACATTTACAGGTCCTGGAAAAAGCAAGGAGATCAGACAGACATACCAAGATATTATTGGGCGGATCAACAAGCGCAGAACAATATTTTCAGAGGGAATTCCATCTTTTATGAAAAAGGTGACTTTCTTGCCCTGAGAGAGGTAAGTATTGCTTACAGTCTGCCAACCTCTCTATTGTCGGTACTCAGGATCAGTAACCTGAGGCTGAATTTTACGGCGAATAATCTAAAGTACTTCACAAAATACAAAGGGTTAAACCCGGAAGATGGAGGTACTGACAATGGCAGGTATCCGATACCACGTAGTTATATTTTAGGTGCTAACGTAACATTTTAA
- a CDS encoding sensor histidine kinase — protein MKVIQNKSTYNAFALHALIWSTILLLPYLVSTASNDYKIGPIPGFLFTIMGTIHMGIFYTNACYLYPKLLNRRFWWGYFISVALLLLVSFQLKYMVMAAWFPEMLQDSASYKFVYGSSTGIFIISIVYRKVIDAIRREKEQKEKRTQQLFTELKFLRSQISPHFLFNVLTNLVSLARKKSDQLEPSLIMLSGLMRYMLYDAQGKKVALEKEIGYLNSYIELQKLRFGNDVQINSQISLPPEDGAYMIEPMLLIPFVENAFKHGVGYIQDPQINIKLSLIQGVMTFEVWNKFDREQDTSKDESSGIGLPNVQYRLNLLYQDKHHLVIRDDNNCFHITLTLELI, from the coding sequence ATGAAAGTCATTCAAAATAAATCGACCTATAATGCATTTGCCCTCCATGCGCTTATCTGGAGCACAATTCTGCTGTTGCCTTATCTGGTATCTACGGCTTCCAATGATTATAAAATAGGACCAATACCGGGGTTCCTCTTCACCATCATGGGCACAATCCATATGGGTATTTTTTATACCAATGCCTGTTACCTATATCCGAAATTGCTGAACCGGCGCTTCTGGTGGGGCTATTTCATTTCCGTAGCATTACTACTCCTGGTATCCTTCCAATTGAAATACATGGTTATGGCGGCCTGGTTTCCGGAGATGCTGCAAGATAGTGCCTCCTACAAATTTGTGTACGGCTCCTCAACAGGTATATTTATCATCAGTATCGTATATCGCAAGGTAATAGATGCTATCCGCCGGGAAAAAGAGCAAAAGGAAAAACGTACCCAGCAACTGTTTACAGAACTAAAATTTCTACGCTCCCAGATCAGCCCTCACTTCCTCTTTAATGTGCTGACCAACCTCGTTTCCCTGGCACGGAAAAAATCTGATCAGCTGGAGCCTTCTCTTATTATGTTGTCTGGCCTGATGCGGTACATGCTGTATGATGCCCAGGGCAAAAAGGTAGCATTGGAAAAAGAAATCGGATACCTTAACAGCTACATTGAATTACAAAAACTACGCTTTGGCAACGACGTACAGATTAACAGTCAGATCAGCTTACCTCCTGAGGATGGTGCATATATGATTGAGCCCATGTTGCTGATCCCTTTTGTAGAGAATGCCTTTAAACATGGCGTAGGCTATATACAGGACCCACAGATCAATATTAAGCTATCTCTTATACAGGGAGTGATGACTTTTGAAGTATGGAATAAATTTGACCGGGAACAAGATACCAGCAAAGATGAAAGTTCAGGCATAGGTCTTCCCAATGTTCAATACCGTTTAAATTTACTATATCAGGATAAACACCACCTGGTGATTCGCGATGATAATAATTGCTTTCATATTACCTTAACGCTGGAACTTATATGA
- a CDS encoding DUF445 domain-containing protein — protein sequence MSVYFIPFISAFIGWITNWVAIKMLFHPRQPLKLGFFTLQGIFPKRQQQFAEKLGKLVASELLSFEDIRHKLTDPEKIKNIMPLVEAHLHKFLKEKLPKAMPMLAMFIGDSTIAQIKGVLMEELHTLFPLMIDQYLDNVKSELDLEKIVTDKVASFSSDKLEDILNGIMSREFRFVEIIGGVLGFLIGLLQLLMTQPF from the coding sequence ATGTCTGTTTATTTCATTCCATTTATTTCTGCTTTTATAGGATGGATTACTAACTGGGTAGCTATAAAAATGTTGTTTCATCCCCGGCAGCCATTGAAACTGGGATTTTTCACTTTACAGGGCATTTTTCCAAAACGGCAACAACAATTTGCAGAAAAATTAGGTAAGCTGGTGGCGTCAGAATTACTGTCTTTTGAGGATATCCGTCATAAATTAACGGATCCTGAAAAGATAAAGAACATCATGCCACTGGTGGAAGCCCACCTGCACAAATTCCTGAAAGAAAAACTCCCCAAGGCCATGCCTATGCTCGCCATGTTTATTGGCGACAGCACCATCGCACAAATCAAAGGCGTATTAATGGAAGAACTGCATACCCTCTTTCCTTTAATGATAGATCAATACCTGGATAATGTAAAAAGTGAACTGGATCTGGAGAAAATAGTAACGGATAAAGTAGCTTCCTTTTCTTCTGATAAACTGGAAGATATCCTGAATGGTATCATGTCCAGGGAATTCCGCTTTGTTGAAATCATTGGCGGTGTGCTGGGCTTCCTGATCGGTCTGCTGCAATTACTAATGACCCAACCTTTCTGA
- a CDS encoding FadR/GntR family transcriptional regulator, with translation MSQKKKPLLKPLESLSMTDRVENKLREFFEENAFKPGDALPNELEIAERLQVSRSVVREALSRLRMLGMIEARPRRGMVMSRPDVLGGIERVLNPYILGKDTLKDIFELRLILEMGLAELLFARKTSKAITELEAIVQKQVQLKTLSKEDEIEFHGKLYEMSGNETLKRFQILLFPVFDHVYEYSKKEVEIKIQDPVTHKDLVNVLKKGTPEKFRAAMHKHLSPYYQSI, from the coding sequence ATGTCACAGAAAAAAAAGCCATTACTGAAGCCGCTGGAAAGCCTGTCTATGACAGACCGGGTAGAAAATAAGCTACGTGAATTCTTTGAAGAGAATGCTTTTAAGCCTGGAGATGCACTCCCGAATGAGCTGGAAATTGCTGAAAGACTGCAGGTAAGCCGTAGTGTAGTACGGGAAGCACTGAGCAGGTTAAGGATGTTAGGTATGATAGAAGCCCGCCCACGAAGGGGAATGGTTATGAGCCGCCCGGATGTGCTAGGGGGTATTGAACGGGTCCTCAATCCCTATATACTGGGAAAAGATACACTGAAAGATATTTTTGAATTACGGTTAATCCTGGAAATGGGGCTGGCAGAACTGCTTTTTGCACGCAAAACATCCAAAGCAATCACTGAACTGGAAGCCATTGTACAAAAACAAGTACAGCTCAAAACCCTTAGCAAGGAAGATGAAATAGAATTTCATGGTAAACTATATGAAATGTCTGGTAATGAAACGCTGAAACGCTTCCAGATATTACTGTTCCCCGTATTTGATCATGTTTATGAATACAGCAAAAAAGAGGTAGAAATTAAAATACAGGACCCTGTGACCCATAAAGATCTGGTAAATGTACTGAAGAAAGGTACCCCTGAAAAATTCAGAGCAGCCATGCATAAACACCTGTCACCTTATTATCAAAGTATATAG
- a CDS encoding LytR/AlgR family response regulator transcription factor, whose amino-acid sequence MIRCLVIDDEQLVRDLLEDNIRQLPFLQLVKTCKNALEAYDILQHEQIDLIFLDIQMPRLSGLQFLKSLQHPPLVILVTAYEQYALEGFNLQVVDYLLKPFPFERFLQACNRANELYHLQQNNTTPADAIADFFVNVEYTLVKITVADIAYIEGLKDYIKIHLSSTPKPVLTRMTMKAIEEKLPAPAFIRTHKSYLVAAGKITTIKRDLVCIGKIAIPVSEFYKENVTRLLHPPKP is encoded by the coding sequence ATGATACGCTGTCTTGTAATTGATGATGAACAATTGGTGCGTGATTTGCTGGAAGATAATATCCGGCAGCTACCTTTTTTACAGCTGGTAAAAACATGTAAAAATGCACTGGAGGCTTATGATATACTGCAGCATGAACAAATAGACCTGATTTTCCTAGACATTCAGATGCCACGGCTCAGCGGATTACAGTTTCTGAAATCATTACAGCATCCGCCGTTGGTGATACTGGTAACAGCTTATGAACAATATGCTTTGGAAGGCTTTAACCTGCAGGTGGTAGACTATCTGTTGAAACCTTTTCCTTTTGAACGTTTTCTGCAGGCCTGCAACCGGGCGAATGAACTGTATCATTTACAACAAAACAACACTACTCCTGCTGATGCTATAGCAGACTTCTTTGTAAATGTAGAATACACCCTGGTTAAAATTACAGTAGCAGACATTGCATATATAGAAGGCTTAAAGGACTATATCAAGATCCACCTGTCTTCTACCCCCAAACCAGTACTGACCCGTATGACGATGAAAGCCATTGAAGAAAAACTCCCCGCTCCTGCTTTTATCCGCACGCATAAATCGTACCTGGTGGCAGCCGGGAAAATCACCACAATTAAACGCGATCTGGTTTGCATTGGCAAGATAGCCATTCCGGTAAGTGAATTTTATAAGGAGAATGTGACCCGCCTGCTTCATCCTCCCAAACCTTAA